The genomic segment ATCCGAAAATGGAGAATATTTTATCGCCTTGAGGTCAGTCAAGTTCTTATCCTGATGCAGCGACATAGGCTCTATATCGGTAGACGTAGGACCAGCAGGTTTGTCCACTTCAGTCGTTACTGCAGTTACTGTATCAGATGAAGAAACTATGCTAGTAGATTTCCCACCAGCATCCACAATTTCCCCATCAGGCTCACCAATCCCCAACATATGCAAAATAGGTCTTGAAAATAAAAATATTACGACAACCAATATAGATAGCACCGTATACCCTATGCGGAAAAATTTCTTTTTGCGATGCGTCATATTTTGCTCAAATTGGTCAATTAGCAAACCAATCGCAAGAACTAAAAGACCGCTAATTATACTACCTGTTATATTAAAAATATCATTAACCATACATATCTCCTAATGCTATCCATAGACACACCAGACATCACATATCAACGATTACTGCGACGCTTTGACATGAAACACCATTATCACTATCCCCTATCACAGAATCAGGTCATACCTCCTGCTCCACATTCCAATCTTGCGACACTTTCCAACCTTATTATAGATTTCCAGACTCAACCTAAGGGAAAATTCAGAGAGAACCCCCTTATCGGCTCAGTCATTTTTCAATAACAGGTTTGCTAAAATTTTACAACACCCACTCTCCCGAATACTCCCAGCTAAATCCGACAGAATGTATATCATATAGTTTCTCAATTGAACTTATTTTCAATAAAGTTCCAGTGTCTGTGTTGGCTATCACATCGCCAATCACACGTCGTTTGCCCCATATCAGGTGGAAAAGAAGAATTCAGGAGGGTACTACATGCTAAGTCAGAGCATGTAGTCAACAAGAGCCAATTCTGATATCAGCTTTGCGTCTCCTCGTTACGTAACCTGACAATAACTAAACCCATCTGACCACATAACTGTCGACAGACATCCATTTGAGATACATTTTATTACCCTAAAAAGGGTGGAAAACCGTCCCGTTCGTGGGAATAACCACATATACTTTTTCGATAAGTTTTGTTAGCCAGATTTCCCCAAGGACAATACTCTACCGTCACAGTGGTGGATTTCCCTTAACTCCGTGCAGTTACCCGTGCATATGGAATATATTCGCGCAGCAACCATCCACTGGTTCGATGTTAGGGATGCCCGCTGGACCTAACCAAGTACATGATATCCAAGTACATTATGCGAAAAATGTTGTTAATGGTTCATCTTTTCATCTAGACCATTCGATGAGAAAACTTTTTGTACAAATGTCAACAATTCGCACATTTTCTTTGGCTTACCATCTATTAGGTTAATGATTGCAACATTGAATACCAGATAAATATGACTTTTAATTACCTA from the Corynebacterium durum genome contains:
- a CDS encoding NPCBM/NEW2 domain-containing protein, which encodes MVNDIFNITGSIISGLLVLAIGLLIDQFEQNMTHRKKKFFRIGYTVLSILVVVIFLFSRPILHMLGIGEPDGEIVDAGGKSTSIVSSSDTVTAVTTEVDKPAGPTSTDIEPMSLHQDKNLTDLKAIKYSPFSDLHFNESIEVDNKLRPNSIYYRCKECANQAQLQYNISGEWKRLDLHVGFSNKTPNYDQSAVFIVRINGKEVFNEEVKKGEGMKEISLDVSKVNDIEFLASTNSTGDWADLVWVSPKLSK